Part of the Natrinema sp. CBA1119 genome, GGAATGGTCGGTCACTCTGGCCGATGACGGGGCGTTAATCGCCGAGAAAATGGGAGACCGGTATCGGACACACCGACAGGGCAGGTTGACGGCGAGGGCCAGCTCCGCGGCCCTCTGGAGAATCTCGTGGCGCACTATAGGAAGTGACTCCCTGTACTGACCGCACGAGTATCGCCCGGAGCAAGGTTTAGCCCGGTCACCGCACAACGTGTTCGTATACCGTTCAGTGTTAGCTGGCAGACACTCCTCAACAAACTCGCCGACCTTCTGGAGGACGAAACGCTCATTACTCCGCTATCGCACAAACGGTTTTTGATCACCGATGTCCAGAAGCACCGTGTCATCGTTCGATTTGTGGGGCCGGGTGAGAATGCCTTGTTTAGACGCGGTATAGGTCGTTCTAGACTGTTTGTGTACACGCTACGAGATTGGTATCGAGAGACGCTTCTAATCTAGTTGACCGGAAGTAGCCACACTGTCTGAACTCAGGAGCGTCTAAACACGGCCGAGTCAGACTATTCTTCGATAGTCTCACTCGAGTCGATGACGCGGACACTGAGAACGAGGAGTGAGACGATTTTCGCTTCGATCCATGATTCGACGGAGCAATACGTCGGATTTAGATTCGCTGCATCCGTATCGAGAGCTGCGTTCGGGAAATCGCCGTGCATATCACAGACCCAGTGGGCTTCACCGTACCGCAAAACCGGGTCCATTGCTGTCCCACAGACGGGGCAGGTGGCTCGTCCGGGAGCGCTCATCGCTGCTCCGCGAGAGCAACGACGGGGTCTTCGTCTGTACGCTCCATGTGTTCGACAAAGTCTTCGTAACGGGCGCGAATCGTGGACTCACCGACTCCCGTGACGGTCGCCAATTCCGTCGTGCTTGTGGCTATCTCCGCGGCATTCGCAACGTACAACCACGCTCCAGCAAGGATTCCTAAACACCGTTTGTTCCGTGCCCAATCGGTCGTCCGTGCCTCGGCGAGGAGTTCGTCGACAAACGACACCGCCTCGGGAGACGCATTGGGAAACTGGATCTCGAACAGTTTGCTTCCCGTCGCCTCGAGGAGGTTGTCTCGCCGCTTGCGAAGGGTCGCAGTCGAAATATCGAAGTGGGAGGCAAGATCGGCCTGTGAGAGTTCGACGTCGGTCGGTGAACAGACGACGTAGAGAACTGCGGCGGCATACGTATAGGGAGAAACACCGCTCGTCGCGCCGGCGGCGTCCCTGGTTCGGGCGAGACACATAGCTCGCTTTCGAACGACGTCTGGCAACGCAAGTTCCTCACAACACGTCTCAATAAGCGTCTCCGGATCGGCGAGCGGAACCTCGATCTCGAGCCTCTGCGAGAGGCGCTGCATTTCACCGATGATCTGCTCCTTTGAGAAGGGCGGCCGATCGGCTATGACAGTGACTCGCACCGGCTGCTCGCGAAGCCGACACGCGATGAGCAGACACGCGGCGGCAGTACGTTGGGGCGATATGACCCGGATATTGTTTCGTTGTAACTCTTCGGCGAGTATCGTCGCGTACCGTCCGATCGAATCGTCGACATCAAGTTCCGTTACTATTGCCGTGATCGCCGCTGAAACTGGTTTGTCTGTCATCTCGTCTTGATCTCCGATGGCGGGTGATTCCGCATAGTATCCGGTAACTACATCACCTGATTCGATCGCGGTTCGTACAGAGTTCAACGTCATCGATCCGTATGAACGTTTTCTTAATTCGTGTTCCATCCAGTACGAACGTACGACGACGTCGGGCGCGATATGACCTGATCAGACACGCCGCACAATATGATTCCTATTTAGACTTGAGAGCGATGATACTCTCGCTGTGCGTGCAGGAATCACGTCGGATATCAGATGGAATACGATGCGCGTACTACTGCCGAGCATCGATTTCCGAGTCGGTTACTGCAGGCTCGGACTCATAGTGATTAAGGAGGTTATTTACCGATAAACGTAGTAGAGTTGGCAATGGGTCGGCTCGACGATATCACGCTTGAGGAACTCTATGACCTCAAGGAGCAGATAGACGAAGGGAAGCCGCGAGATCGTGTTCTCGCGGCGATCGGGCGCAAGCAAGGCGATCAACTGGATACGTTGGCTGACCGTCATGGAGTCGTCGAGAAAACGATCCGCAACTGGCTCGATCAGTTCGAGGAAGAACCGATCGAGAAAGCCCCCTACGACGCTCCTCGACCAGGAGGCTCAGCAAAGATCGAGGGACAAGACCGTGAGCATCTCTTCGAACAGTTGCAACAGCCACCAACCGAACTCGGCTATGATCAGCAAGCGTGGTCAGCGAAGCTTCTGCTTCACCACGTCAACGAGGAGTACAGCGTCGAATACCACGAGGACTACGCATACGAGTTGTTGAGAGAGGCCGTGCTGTCCTTGTGGACAGCACGGCCTCAACACTATGAAGCTGATCCCGAATAGAAGGCCGAGTTTCAGCAGACAGTCGAAAAAAAGATCCGAACTGAGCGAGAAAACCGTCGTTGTCGTCGATCAGTTCACCAAGCACGTTGGTACCGTCCAGCGACGTGGCTGGTACCCGATCGGCTCGAATACGACTATAGAGACGACGAGTTCCTGGGAGTCGGTGACAGTGCTTGGCGCTGTCACCGACGACGGTGACAGCTTCTACTGCTGGACAGAGGAGAACTTGACCAGGTTTCACAGAATTCGGCTGTTGGAGGCGTTGACCGACAAGTTTGGTGAGGAATTAGTGGTATTTCTTGACCGAGCCGGCTACTTCTATGCGAGGGATCTTTGGGAGCACGTGAGCGGAGAGCGCGAGACCGAAACTGTCGGAGACAGTTCGGTCTTGTACGTGCGCGGTGACGATCTCGAAGTGTGGTACTTCCCATCGAAGCTCCCCGAACTGAAGGCCGTTGAAGGGTACTGTGACCAGCTGCAAGAGTGGTTCAAGTACCGCCTTATTCCAGACCTCTCGACGCTGGAAGACTACATTCCACGAGGACTGAGCGTAATCAACGAACCAAACATTTGGCCGTACCTTACTGGTAAAGATTCGTCTTAATCACTATCAGAGGTCAGTTAGTTCACCAGAGCGACTCGTTTGATCGATTTCCTCATACTGGATGAGAGTTTCAAGCCAAGAGTAGTCCCCAAGACCAGTAGGAAGCGGAATTTCTGAACTCATTCTCCTTGCTGAGAAATGGTTCTGTTTTCTTATAAAGAATCGGTATCTTGACTGTAGCGATATTATCCAGCAAGAAAATATTTGTTTTTGTTGTTGACTATGGTGCAGAGTTCTGTTGGTAAAGTCTTGGACACTGTATAGATCACTTGTTAGCGGATATTTTCTCACTTCATTCGAATGACTACCTCAGCGAAGAGTCTTGGAAGGACGGATAGAGGGTGTCATAGAACTCTTTCCAAGAGGTTCATTTCAACAGTTATGTGGTCGAACCAGCCGTTAGGTAGGTCTACGAACTGATCAACAAGATACCATCTCGCTTTCCCTATGAGCAATAGTTAACTCATATCATCACACAAGGTTAGATATGACGGGCGAAGGTGAGAGACAGCGGGCAGCAGCAGTCTGTGAAAACTGTGGGACTGCCCATGCAGTACATCTTGGGCCTGACGGCGAAATACGGCCCATTGGGAGCGGACGAGATGACTCTTGTCCATGTGGCGATGGTGATCTTCGTATTCTCAGCAACGATGGGTCCGTTCTCAAAGATGTAGATATGTAAAGGGGTAGCTGAGTGTGCTGGCAACTATATCCTCTGTACTGAACGGCGCACCTTTCGTCACGGTTCTCAAAAGACAAACGCAGTGGGGGTGACGGCTGCATTTGCTCACGGTATGAATCGCAGATAGCCGAGGGTTTAGTGCAAGGTTCTCGGGGATTGGTTGGCGCACGATTCACTGCGTAACCTGCCTGGGTGTGCCAGTAACGCGTTGAGGGCAGATCAACAGAATGTTAGAAAGTAACATGGATAGCCATTTGGCCGTCCATTGCAGGCTTATAGTGATTATCTGGGTGACAGTCTGCGGAGAAACCAGCAGTGCGTGGTTCTCCCCTGTACTGAACGCGAATTTTCTAACCAACTCTGAATAAAGAATTCGGATTGCCAACTACTGTTAACGATTGAACGTCCCATCCGGAGCAGGGGTGATCACAGTTCGGATCTCGAGATCAACACGTCTAAGATGCTTGCAACCACCAGTGGGCTGGCGTTGTTCATAATCTGGGCAGGTACACGTCTTCACCTCGACATCGACGATGTAGGTGTTCCCGCTCTCGCTAACAATTTCGTAGATAGGGTCTACCCTGACAAACCAGACATCCCTCTCTTCGCTCAATGCACGCCGGGTTCGTGGATTCTCGATCGAGTAGCCACCGGCCTCGAGCGGGGTCGGTGGAGCTGGTGTCTCACAGTGGGCGATGAACTGGCTACGACAATTTCGTTCTTGACCGCAGTTCCGGCAGCGCCAGTAGCGCGTTCGGTACTCAAAACCATCAGTGAGGTTGATCTCGTACGGTGTTGGCTCCGCGCCTGGCAGCCACTCGTCGATGGCGACGAGTTCGTGCCCGTTCAGTTGAGCAATGTCGCCGGAATAGCGTCGCTCTCGGTCACTTGTGTCGTTGCAGTCATGGTGGTGGTCCTGGTGTTGTTCGCGAGGGATCGGTCGATCTGTACTCATGGGTACTCTCGAGGCAAACATCGTCGCGCCTCGCCCATCAGGCGCGAAAAAACGGCTTCGAGAGCGGGTTGTCGGTGGAGGAGAGTAGTTTCTGACTGGAACGAGCGATCTCCGTTCCTTCAGATTCTTTCCTCGAGTGAGATCAGGTCCAGACGGCAAGTCCTTCGTCGAGGACTCGAGTGGGGGACACACAGACGATGACGATCGACGCGCCGAAAGCGGCGGGTTTCGAATCGGTGACACATTTCATCTAGAATTGGCGGCTATCGTTCGCCGCCTACCAGGACGATCGCTGGCGTATCGAACTCGAGAAGAGTAGCTACCTGATCTCGGCGGGATTTGGATGGGTCAGTAGGACGGTTCCGACACACTTGGAATCGGAGCAGGGTTGATATAGGACAGGACGAACATATTCACTGTCGCGTTCCCACCGCGCGACACGATCCAATCAGCACCCAACCCTACTGATCTAGTTTCCATGCCGCCAGGCGGCCATCCCCCTGTGCCTATCCGGGCGGCATTTTGAGGTCTTTTCGAGGCGATCAAACGCCGAGCGATAGCTATCCCATCTCGAGTGCGTCGACGGCCTCGGCGGGCTCGATGTCGTGATCGACGAGGCGGCTCGCTACGAGCTGCCATGCGTGTTTCGCGAGTTCGGGATCAGCTTGCTTGTAGTAGACGCTAAACTCGGTCAGTGCGACGGCGATCAGGAGGTCCTTCTGTTGATCAGTGAGAGGCATCGCCAGCGTTAGCCGCGGCTTTGTACAAAAGCTCACGTATCACAGAAACGCCAACAGAGGATGGCAGCGTTAGAGCCCCCATCCCCTTTGTGATGTGCCTCTGAGGGTGGGTCCGAGATCGGTGTGCTTGACAAGTTGGCTATTGACTTGACGTCGGAACACGATCCGATCACGGAAGGCGAGGATCTGAATGTCTCGGAATGGACTGGTTGTGGGTAAACGACCTGGTCCTCTCCCCTCGCCATCATCATTTCGGGTCCGTTCTTGGATAACTCTACCGTCTATATAGGTTGGTGACAATGATGCTACCGGTAGGTGAGTGGAGGAGAAGTCCCGTCATTCGCCAGCTGATCCGTCGCTGTCGTCCTCGCCCAAGTGCCGTTTTCCTAGGCGATGTCGGTAGTCGGCCAGCCTTCCCGTTGATACTTTCCGGAGTGTTCAGTGTTGGCGTGCTCAAGGAGCGTGGCTACGCCACCGGCCGTAAAGTCACAGTCGTCAGGCGATGGATACTCGTGGATCTGAATGATAAATGGGTGTCTGAGTCAGTCATCCTCCACAGTTCGTCGCGGGCCTGCTTGAGATCTTGGAGCCATCTAAACGCCCCACCGGTAGCGGGGTGGCCCTTGAGGTCTCATAGAATCAGGCGTGAAACTGATACGTCCGATTCGGCAACTACAGATGCGAACTGACCATCAGCGCTGTAACGTTGGATGATTTAACTGAGCTTGATATCCATGCATTAGATGGGTATCTGATTATCCGCATAGAGTTCCAAACTAGCCCGATGACTCAAGAGAAGGAGACATCTCGACGGCGAATGCTCAAGTTGACAGGTGTTGCAGGTTCGACAGCGTTCGTTGCCGGTTGCGGTGGCGGCGGTAACGGCAACGGCGGTAACGGCAACGGTGCTAACGGCGATGGTGAGACCGAGGGGTACGAAATTGAGCCCGGCAACGATATCCGGTTTAGTGGTCAGACGAGTCACTGGGAAGGGCTCCAGCCGTCCAAGATCGAGGGTGTACAGAACCCGGTACTCATCCTCCGAGACACATACGATTACACAATCGGCTGGACGGAAGGCGATGGTGCCGCACACAACTTGGAACTACGAAATGAAAACGGCGAGGTCGTCGACGACTTCACGACCGGCGAACCTGTCACGGACCCGGGGAGCGATGAAATCTTCGAGTTCACGGCGACCGACAAGATCGCCCGTTACCGCTGTCAGCCCCATCCACAGATGGAAGCCCCAATCCAGATTGAGGGCGGTGCCGACGGTGACGGCGGAAATCAGACTGGTAACCAAACCGGAAATCAGACTGATGGTAATATGACTGGCAACCAGACCGGCGGGAACGAAACCGGCAATCAGTCCGGCTAACAGCGACACTTCCGGCGGCTCTCGGTAGGTGCCGTGGTGAAGGTGCGGACTACGCATCCCGTGCGGCAATCATTTACTGTCAGGATCAAATTCCTAATATCGGGGCAGGGCCTCGGCTACGAAGTCGCTGTTGAAGACTGGTACTGGACTACCTTTCATATGAGCAGGGCCGGGGCAAGTTGTGATGACACAAGACGATGGTGGTAATCCTGCCCCGGAAGAGAACTGCCATTTTCGCCGCTAATAGCTTTGACACCTGCAAAAGCATGGTCTCTTTCCACAGTAGAGCCTGAAATAGAGTGAATTGTTCGGTTTCCAACTCACACATAGGGTATTTTATGTGGTGTGATGTTCTTTGCCTGTACTAAGCGATTGATGGTGCAGAAACTATCAAAGGTTAAGGATTCCAACAGATCCAATCTACGGATTCGTGAGGATCCGTACATCGGACTGCGTGACGAGGACACGAAATCCTCTGACCGAGAATCTAACCTCGAGGTCATCGTTCGCCGAGTCCACGAGTTGCTCGAGTGCTTCGACGTCGATCACCCGTTTCAGTTGATACTTGTCACGACCGAGTCCCTCCGTTTCGAGCGCGTCGACGATTTCGAAGAGGAGGTGCCGATCACTCATCTGTAATCACCTCGTCGACGACATCGATAATCTCCGCAGCGGTCGAACTGATCCGCTCGAGTCGATCGAGGATAGCCTCTGACTCTTCGCCCTCCCATGCAGCGAGGTAGAACGCCGACCCACTCGTGTCCAGCCCGAAATACCGACCGACGATGTAGCCGACGGCTTCCGCCTCGAGTTCGCGTTTCGAGTGTTCGATCCCGTCGTCGAGGTCACCGTGCAAGAGTGCGTGGGCGTACTCGTGGACGGTCGTTACGGCAAGGTCGGCACTGTTCTCTCGATCTCGAATCTCGATTAGTGGTCGCTCCGCAGGAGAGCGGTACTGACACACGCCTCTGGCATCTCCATGAGTCCATTCCGCTGGTGAAACGACCTCGACTTCCGCTTCAAGCATCGAAGCTCCCTCGAGGAGCGCTGGCACCAGTTCGTCGGCCTCCCCGGTCGCTTCGGTCTCGAGTTCGGGAAGTGGCTCCCCTTTGGTTTGTGAAATATCGAAGACTGGCGCTGGCCGAAAGCCGACAAGCCCTTTCGACCACTCCTCGGGTGACATCTCGTCGTATTCGCAGTCGTTTCGATCGTGATATGACGGCGAGTTCTCACACTCGGGGCACTGCTTCGCGATGATCGGTGCCCAGATCCAGATTGCACTCTCGCCTTCTTTCACATGACGGTTGAACTCGTTTTGCCACGTCCGATAGCCGGCAACACGAGTTGCGTTTGGACATTGGCGAGTGATTAGCAGCGTATTTCGGTAAGAGTAGTCATGGAAGTGACTCTGCACGTCGAGCCACTCCTGGAACTGCTCACTCGAGACTGCGTCATCAACCTCGTCGACGAGGTCGTCGACCCAGGCTTCCATTGTACTATGCATCTCGTCACGTCTGGTGTCCGAATCATCGAAGGACACCCGCGAACAGTCGCTCGTAGTCATCGTTCTTGACGACGGACGCTCCTTTCTGGAACGCCCCTCACCCCTTTTGGGGAAGAAAAAACACTCGAGGGAGCGCTCGATCGATTCCGTTACAAGCGTCTCATCTGGGTTGCGACGATCAGGCTTCAATCTCGAGTAACTCGTCTCGCCGACTGCGGAGCGTGTTCGGTGATGTTCCTGCGATATCGGCGATCCGCTGTTGCGAGAGACAGAAGCCGACTCGCTGGGCAGCGAGATAGAGACAACCTGCTGCGACGCCACTCGGCCGGCGGCCGATCGTCATTCCGCGTTCGCGTGCCGTCTGTGCGAGTTCGAATGCTCGTCGACGAACCAGATCTGGCACCTCGAGTTCTGTCGCAAGCCGTGGAATCCGATCTGTTGCTGCAATCGGCTGTGTCGGTAACTCGAGTTCGACGTTCATCACGGTGTAGGCGTTGGTGAGTCTCTGCTGGTCACAGCGCGCACAGGCTGCGACTTCTGCCCGTGATCGTCCGAGCCCGTTACAGCGAGTTGTTGCGTAGACACTGGCTGCAGCTACCGCCTCGAGCGATCGTCCGCGACAGAGCTGTTCGGACTGTGCAGTTCGGAACAGCGAACACGCCTGATCCCGGATACTCTGTGCAAGGCCGAGGCTTGCGACGATTCGCCGGATTTCACCGAGTCCATAGGCGAGGTTCCGTTCAGCTTTCGACTGCCACTGGGCACGGGACTGTTCGCGACGCAGCCGGTTCAATTGTCGACGCTTCGTACTCGAGAGGGTGTTTCCATGCCCGTCTTGCTTGTACCCGATCTCGGTGGAGAGGCCTCGATCGTGGCGTGTCGGTGTCAACGGGGCACCGGTCCGTCTCTTGGATCCCTGCTCGTCATGTCGACCCCAGTCTGGTCGTCGGTCTAGTTGGGTGTCCTCGAGGATACGTCCACAGTCCTCACAGATCGTCTCGCGGTCAGTTGCTCGAACGCTGCCGTCACAGTCTGGACAGGTAGCTGGAGTCGTCTGAACGCCGTCGCCAAACGTCGTCGTGTAGATGTCTCTCGTTGCCATCGATAACTCCGAAGAGGACAACTGATCAGCCCCTTCACCGCTACTGGGGCGATAAACACCACTAGTTGATCGTTGAGTGGGTATACTGAGGAAATCGCTGACTGGTTAGATGTGGGTCACGCGGAGTGCAATCGTATCGAGAACCATTTAAACGACGTTGAGAACGCGATAGAGATCAAGGGAGAGAATGGTGACGATAGTTGAGGACATCTTTGTGGAGGCACTGTCTAGTTTAGCACCTCGACTGGTGTCTGTCCGTTAAGTGATTGGTGCGGTCGTTGTGTGTTATAGTAGTGTACGAACTGTTCAAGCCATTCTCTGACGCTCGCCCGACTGCCCACCCATGAATTATGGAAGCGGTCAACTCGCATCTTGAAAGTCTGAAACCACTTTTCAATCAGATTTCGCTCGACGTAGTCGAGCTGACCGCTTAACCCCAATCGAGAGAAGGAAGTCAGATAGCCGTAGCCATCGACGAGAAACTCAGCGTCGGAGAGATCGTGTTTCTCGGTGAGTCCATGCAGAAACGCAGCAGCTGGATCAGTGCCTCGCCGTCCAAAGAGTGCGACGTCGAGAATAAGTTTCGTGTCGAGGTCTATTGCAGTGTACATCCAAGATCGGTCGCCGTTAATCCTGACAACGGTTTCATCTACCGCGACCCGCGACGGCTTCGCCGTCGGCGGGTCTGGGACACTGTCAGCCAGCCGATGTACCCAGTGCCAGATTGCTTGATGAGAGCGTTCAACGCCGAGTGAGCGAAGGATCGTTTGTGTCTCTTGAAGCGAACAACCAGTCGCGTGGAGCTGGACGGCGAACGCCCTGACGGGCGTTGCCGTCCGCTCACGCTCCCAACATTCATCAAATTCCGCCGCGTAGCTCTCGCTGAACAGGTCTGCGAGCATTGATCCAAACTAACTCTATGACCTGCTCGTTCCTCAAACTGCGCTAACTAGACGGTGCCGTTATTAGCTAATACCCACTGAAGACGTAACCAGGATCCACAGTTGTCATGTTTCCGGTACCGAGATCTCCTCTAGCGTTAAATGTTCCACTGACCTTACAGAGGACAATATTCGATTCGTTCTCATCCCAGTCACCGTGGAAAACACCACTGTTCCCTGCTCGAACTACACTATCCCCGCCTGCATTGCCTACATCCATTATACCACCGTACTCATATCTGGTATTAACTGAGTTGTCTGGATCAGTTTCGTTAGTTAGCTTATCAATA contains:
- a CDS encoding transcription initiation factor IIB family protein, which gives rise to MATRDIYTTTFGDGVQTTPATCPDCDGSVRATDRETICEDCGRILEDTQLDRRPDWGRHDEQGSKRRTGAPLTPTRHDRGLSTEIGYKQDGHGNTLSSTKRRQLNRLRREQSRAQWQSKAERNLAYGLGEIRRIVASLGLAQSIRDQACSLFRTAQSEQLCRGRSLEAVAAASVYATTRCNGLGRSRAEVAACARCDQQRLTNAYTVMNVELELPTQPIAATDRIPRLATELEVPDLVRRRAFELAQTARERGMTIGRRPSGVAAGCLYLAAQRVGFCLSQQRIADIAGTSPNTLRSRRDELLEIEA
- a CDS encoding ArdC-like ssDNA-binding domain-containing protein; this translates as MTTSDCSRVSFDDSDTRRDEMHSTMEAWVDDLVDEVDDAVSSEQFQEWLDVQSHFHDYSYRNTLLITRQCPNATRVAGYRTWQNEFNRHVKEGESAIWIWAPIIAKQCPECENSPSYHDRNDCEYDEMSPEEWSKGLVGFRPAPVFDISQTKGEPLPELETEATGEADELVPALLEGASMLEAEVEVVSPAEWTHGDARGVCQYRSPAERPLIEIRDRENSADLAVTTVHEYAHALLHGDLDDGIEHSKRELEAEAVGYIVGRYFGLDTSGSAFYLAAWEGEESEAILDRLERISSTAAEIIDVVDEVITDE
- a CDS encoding HalOD1 output domain-containing protein, with the protein product MSDRHLLFEIVDALETEGLGRDKYQLKRVIDVEALEQLVDSANDDLEVRFSVRGFRVLVTQSDVRILTNP
- a CDS encoding IS6 family transposase, with product MLADLFSESYAAEFDECWERERTATPVRAFAVQLHATGCSLQETQTILRSLGVERSHQAIWHWVHRLADSVPDPPTAKPSRVAVDETVVRINGDRSWMYTAIDLDTKLILDVALFGRRGTDPAAAFLHGLTEKHDLSDAEFLVDGYGYLTSFSRLGLSGQLDYVERNLIEKWFQTFKMRVDRFHNSWVGSRASVREWLEQFVHYYNTQRPHQSLNGQTPVEVLN
- a CDS encoding helix-turn-helix domain-containing protein; amino-acid sequence: MGRLDDITLEELYDLKEQIDEGKPRDRVLAAIGRKQGDQLDTLADRHGVVEKTIRNWLDQFEEEPIEKAPYDAPRPGGSAKIEGQDREHLFEQLQQPPTELGYDQQAWSAKLLLHHVNEEYSVEYHEDYAYELLREAVLSLWTARPQHYEADPE
- a CDS encoding transcription initiation factor IIB family protein, producing the protein MTDKPVSAAITAIVTELDVDDSIGRYATILAEELQRNNIRVISPQRTAAACLLIACRLREQPVRVTVIADRPPFSKEQIIGEMQRLSQRLEIEVPLADPETLIETCCEELALPDVVRKRAMCLARTRDAAGATSGVSPYTYAAAVLYVVCSPTDVELSQADLASHFDISTATLRKRRDNLLEATGSKLFEIQFPNASPEAVSFVDELLAEARTTDWARNKRCLGILAGAWLYVANAAEIATSTTELATVTGVGESTIRARYEDFVEHMERTDEDPVVALAEQR
- a CDS encoding transposase, with amino-acid sequence MKLIPNRRPSFSRQSKKRSELSEKTVVVVDQFTKHVGTVQRRGWYPIGSNTTIETTSSWESVTVLGAVTDDGDSFYCWTEENLTRFHRIRLLEALTDKFGEELVVFLDRAGYFYARDLWEHVSGERETETVGDSSVLYVRGDDLEVWYFPSKLPELKAVEGYCDQLQEWFKYRLIPDLSTLEDYIPRGLSVINEPNIWPYLTGKDSS